A genomic segment from Frateuria edaphi encodes:
- the cyoE gene encoding heme o synthase has translation MTLHLSQYFQLTKPRVVALLVFCAVIGMFLAVPGIPPWRALVFGTLGIWMASGSAAAFNHLIDERIDKLMARTQRRPLATGQLKPRQVLVFAVLLGIASMLVLALLVNPLTAWLTFGGLIGYALVYTAYLKRATPQNIVIGGLAGAIPPVLGWTAVTGQLHAFALQLCLIIFVWTPPHFWALAIFRREDYARAKIPMLPVTHGVAYTRWHVLFYTVLLVLVTLLPALTGFSGAVYLGGALVLGGGFLYYAIRLLNPPDEFFAMRVFKYSIVYLMALFAFLLADHWIAPPSQPGLVLQSAATTAVPTLAPLASVAR, from the coding sequence GTGACCCTGCACCTGTCCCAGTACTTCCAACTGACCAAGCCGCGCGTCGTTGCGCTGCTGGTGTTCTGCGCCGTGATCGGCATGTTCCTGGCGGTGCCGGGCATTCCGCCGTGGCGCGCGCTGGTGTTCGGTACGTTGGGTATCTGGATGGCCTCCGGATCCGCCGCTGCGTTCAACCACCTGATCGACGAGCGCATCGACAAGCTCATGGCGCGTACCCAGCGTCGCCCTCTCGCTACCGGCCAGCTCAAGCCGCGCCAGGTGCTGGTGTTCGCGGTGCTGCTGGGCATCGCCTCGATGCTGGTGCTCGCGTTGCTGGTCAATCCGCTGACCGCCTGGCTGACCTTCGGCGGGCTGATCGGCTATGCGCTGGTCTACACCGCGTACCTGAAGCGCGCCACGCCGCAGAACATCGTGATCGGCGGCCTGGCCGGCGCGATCCCGCCGGTGCTTGGCTGGACCGCGGTCACCGGTCAGCTGCACGCCTTCGCGCTGCAGTTGTGCCTGATCATCTTCGTGTGGACGCCGCCGCACTTCTGGGCGCTGGCGATCTTCCGCCGTGAGGACTACGCGCGCGCAAAGATCCCGATGTTGCCGGTGACCCACGGCGTGGCCTACACCCGCTGGCACGTGCTGTTCTACACCGTGCTGCTGGTGCTGGTGACCCTGCTGCCGGCGTTGACCGGCTTCAGCGGCGCGGTATATCTCGGCGGCGCGCTGGTACTCGGCGGCGGCTTCCTCTACTACGCGATCCGCCTGCTCAACCCGCCGGACGAGTTTTTCGCGATGCGTGTGTTCAAGTACTCGATCGTGTACCTGATGGCGCTGTTCGCCTTCCTGCTGGCCGACCACTGGATAGCGCCGCCCTCGCAGCCCGGGCTGGTGCTGCAGTCGGCCGCCACCACGGCGGTGCCGACGTTGGCGCCGCTGGCGTCCGTGGCTCGCTGA